The genomic segment CTATGAGCTAGCATCACCTTGTGGATGCATTAAACCCCTTCTGAAGGCAGAGAAGCTTCTTAATTGCAATCTTCATATCCTTGTTTCTCAAGCTATAGATGATAGGGTTGAAAAAGGGAGCCAGAACGGCAAACATCAGTGCAATGACTGTGTCCAATGTTGGTGGGAAAGTGGCGGAGAAACGCAGGTACATGAGGGACACACTGCCATAGAACATCAGAAAGACACCAAGATGAGATGCACAGGTAGAAAAGGCCTTCTGGCGGCCATCAACAGAAGGGA from the Suricata suricatta isolate VVHF042 unplaced genomic scaffold, meerkat_22Aug2017_6uvM2_HiC HiC_scaffold_40224, whole genome shotgun sequence genome contains:
- the LOC115285096 gene encoding olfactory receptor 6K3-like — protein: CIFGFLVLLPEIVWISTLPFCGPNQIHQIFCDFEPVLRLACTDTSMILVEDVIHAVAIIFSVLIISLSYVRIITVILRIPSVDGRQKAFSTCASHLGVFLMFYGSVSLMYLRFSATFPPTLDTVIALMFAVLAPFFNPIIYSLRNKDMKIAIKKLLCLQKGFNAST